In the genome of Ensifer adhaerens, one region contains:
- a CDS encoding leucyl-tRNA synthetase, giving the protein MASERYNPRDVEPRWQADWNQRAIFKTDNDDPRDKYYVLEMFPYPSGRIHMGHVRNYAMGDVVARYKRARGYNVLHPMGWDAFGMPAENAAMQNKIHPKEWTYANIATMRGQLKSMGLSLDWSREFATCDVEYYQRQQSLFLDFLEKGLVYRKQSKVNWDPVDQTVLANEQVIDGRGWRSGALVEQRELTQWFFKITDFSQDLLDSLDELDQWPEKVRLMQKNWIGRSEGLTLRWETVGNELPEEFRDVTVYTTRPDTLFGASFLAIAADHPLAKYVAVGNPAVAEFAEECRRAGTSLAALETAEKKGMDTGVKVRHPFDPAWELPVYVANFVLMDYGTGAIFGCPSGDQRDLDFARKYDLPVVPVVMPEGADAASFTVGDTAYDGDGVMINSRFLNGKSTTDAFQEVADRLSATLLGGKPQAERKVNFRLRDWGISRQRYWGCPIPVIHCDDCGVVPVPKKDLPVQLPDDINFDKPGNPLDRHPTWRNVKCPHCGKDARRETDTMDTFVDSSWYFARFTAPHADEPVITETADAWLPVDQYIGGIEHAILHLLYSRFFTRAMRETGHVNLKEPFKGLFTQGMVVHETYKIGEGSNGTWIQPSEIRLEESDGVRRAFHVESGEEVTIGSIEKMSKSKKNVVDPDDIIASYGADTARFFMLSDSPPERDVIWTESGVEAAHRFVQRIWRLISEAAPSLRGVNPTPATSGDALPVSQAAHKALQAVANDYNRLGFNKAVARIYELVNALAAPLTKAANETVDDAFAGALREATQILVQLFAPIMPHLAEECWKEIGCTDLVSNAPWPAYLESLVVENTVTLPVQVNGKKRGELTIARDASQSDVETAVMALDFVVSALAGATPKKIVVVPQRIVNVVV; this is encoded by the coding sequence ATGGCCTCAGAACGCTATAATCCGCGCGATGTCGAACCCCGCTGGCAGGCGGATTGGAACCAGCGCGCAATTTTCAAAACCGACAACGACGATCCGCGCGACAAATATTACGTGCTCGAGATGTTCCCCTATCCGTCGGGCCGCATCCATATGGGCCATGTGCGCAACTACGCCATGGGCGACGTCGTGGCGCGCTACAAGCGGGCACGCGGCTATAACGTTCTGCACCCGATGGGGTGGGACGCCTTCGGCATGCCGGCCGAAAACGCCGCCATGCAGAACAAGATTCATCCCAAGGAATGGACCTACGCCAACATCGCCACCATGCGCGGCCAGCTGAAATCCATGGGCCTGTCACTCGACTGGTCGCGTGAATTCGCCACCTGCGACGTGGAATATTATCAGCGCCAGCAGAGCCTCTTCCTCGACTTCCTGGAAAAGGGCCTCGTCTACCGCAAGCAGTCGAAGGTCAACTGGGACCCGGTCGACCAGACCGTTCTGGCTAACGAGCAGGTCATCGACGGCCGCGGCTGGCGTTCCGGCGCGCTGGTGGAACAGCGCGAACTGACGCAATGGTTCTTCAAGATCACCGATTTTTCGCAGGATCTGCTCGATTCGCTGGACGAACTCGACCAGTGGCCGGAAAAGGTTCGGCTGATGCAGAAGAACTGGATCGGCCGCTCCGAAGGTCTGACGCTGCGCTGGGAAACAGTCGGCAATGAACTGCCGGAAGAATTCCGTGACGTCACCGTTTATACGACACGCCCGGACACGCTGTTCGGCGCGTCTTTCCTGGCGATTGCAGCCGACCATCCGCTGGCAAAATACGTCGCCGTCGGCAATCCGGCCGTTGCCGAGTTCGCCGAGGAATGCCGCCGCGCCGGCACGTCGCTGGCAGCACTCGAAACTGCTGAAAAGAAGGGCATGGATACGGGCGTGAAGGTCCGTCATCCCTTTGACCCCGCTTGGGAACTGCCGGTCTATGTCGCCAATTTCGTGCTGATGGACTACGGCACCGGCGCGATCTTCGGCTGCCCCTCCGGCGACCAGCGCGACCTTGACTTCGCCCGCAAATACGATCTGCCTGTCGTTCCAGTCGTCATGCCGGAAGGCGCAGACGCTGCGAGCTTCACGGTCGGTGACACGGCTTATGATGGCGACGGCGTGATGATCAATTCGCGCTTCCTCAACGGCAAGTCCACGACCGATGCCTTCCAGGAAGTCGCCGACCGCCTGAGCGCAACGCTGCTGGGCGGCAAGCCGCAGGCAGAGCGCAAGGTGAACTTCCGTCTGCGCGACTGGGGCATTTCACGCCAGCGCTATTGGGGCTGCCCCATCCCCGTCATCCATTGCGATGACTGCGGCGTGGTCCCCGTGCCGAAGAAGGACCTGCCGGTCCAGCTGCCCGACGACATCAATTTCGACAAGCCGGGCAATCCGCTCGACCGTCATCCGACCTGGCGCAACGTGAAATGCCCGCATTGCGGCAAGGACGCGCGCCGCGAGACGGACACGATGGACACGTTTGTCGATTCGTCCTGGTACTTCGCCCGCTTCACCGCACCGCATGCCGACGAACCCGTCATTACCGAGACGGCCGACGCCTGGCTGCCGGTCGACCAGTATATCGGCGGCATCGAGCATGCGATCCTCCATCTGCTCTATTCCCGCTTCTTCACCCGCGCCATGCGCGAAACCGGACATGTGAACCTGAAGGAGCCCTTCAAGGGTCTCTTCACGCAGGGCATGGTCGTGCATGAAACCTACAAGATCGGCGAAGGCAGCAACGGAACATGGATCCAGCCTTCCGAAATCCGTCTGGAGGAATCCGATGGCGTTCGTCGCGCGTTCCATGTCGAATCCGGCGAAGAAGTGACGATCGGCTCGATTGAAAAGATGTCGAAGTCGAAAAAGAATGTCGTCGATCCCGATGATATCATCGCATCCTATGGTGCCGACACCGCCCGCTTCTTCATGCTTTCCGACTCGCCACCAGAACGCGACGTGATCTGGACCGAATCAGGCGTGGAAGCGGCCCATCGTTTCGTCCAGCGCATCTGGCGCTTGATCTCCGAGGCTGCTCCGTCCTTGCGCGGCGTGAACCCGACCCCTGCAACGTCAGGCGATGCGCTGCCGGTATCACAGGCGGCTCACAAGGCCCTTCAGGCTGTCGCCAATGACTATAACCGCCTCGGCTTCAACAAGGCCGTGGCGCGCATCTACGAGCTCGTAAATGCCCTTGCAGCGCCGCTGACCAAAGCCGCCAACGAAACGGTGGATGACGCCTTTGCTGGTGCCCTGCGCGAAGCCACGCAGATCCTCGTCCAGCTTTTCGCCCCGATCATGCCCCATCTTGCCGAAGAATGCTGGAAGGAGATCGGATGCACCGACCTCGTCTCCAACGCTCCGTGGCCGGCCTATCTGGAAAGTCTCGTCGTTGAGAACACGGTGACGCTTCCCGTTCAGGTCAATGGGAAGAAGCGTGGCGAATTGACAATCGCGCGCGACGCGTCTCAGAGTGACGTCGAGACCGCCGTCATGGCGCTGGACTTCGTCGTCAGCGCGCTCGCCGGCGCTACGCCTAAGAAGATCGTCGTCGTACCGCAAAGGATCGTCAATGTCGTTGTTTGA
- a CDS encoding propionyl-CoA synthetase, with translation MRQGYEAAYAAWKTDPEAFWIRQAEAIDWFEKPTAAFDASAGVYGRWFPDGVTNTCHNALDRHVQAGLGDRNAFVIESPITGRSSAITYAEALAEVKAIALAMRSLGVEKGDRVIIYMPMILQAVLSMLACARLGAVHSVVFGGFAGPELATRIDDSKAKLIVSASCGIEPGRVVPYKPMLDEAIELANHKPAACLLYQRTELSAPLTEGLDHDFDALVAKHRGGEIECVPVAATDPLYVLYTSGTTGQPKGVVRDNGGHLVALHWTMRNFYGVKPGETFWAASDIGWVVGHSYIVYGPLISGNTSVLFEGKPIGTPDAGTFWRVIQKHSVTAFFTAPTAFRAIRKEDPTGAFLKDIPMPSLRTLFLAGERADPDTIKWAEEHLKVPVVDHWWQTETGWVIAGNPAGLGLLPVKYGSPTVPMPGYDVQVLDDAGHAVPAGTLGNVVVKLPLPPGSLPTLWNADERFRHAYLEEFPGYYKTADAGYIDEDGYLFIMARTDDIINCAGHRLSTGAMEEVCASHPDVAEAAVIGVQDDIKGQVPCGFLVLNSGVTKPERTIEKEVIDLVRHHIGPVAAFKLATCVKRLPKTRSGKVLRGTMQKIADGETWKMPATIEDPAVLGEIEAALKAHGLPHPHVL, from the coding sequence ATGCGTCAGGGATATGAGGCCGCCTATGCGGCGTGGAAAACCGATCCGGAAGCTTTCTGGATTCGGCAGGCAGAAGCGATAGACTGGTTCGAGAAGCCGACGGCAGCCTTCGATGCGTCAGCCGGCGTTTACGGACGCTGGTTTCCGGATGGTGTGACGAACACCTGCCACAACGCGCTTGACCGCCATGTTCAGGCGGGTCTTGGCGACCGGAACGCCTTCGTGATCGAAAGCCCGATTACGGGCCGGTCTTCGGCAATCACCTATGCGGAGGCGCTGGCTGAGGTAAAGGCAATTGCGCTTGCCATGCGGTCGCTCGGCGTCGAGAAGGGGGATCGCGTCATCATCTACATGCCGATGATCCTGCAGGCTGTGCTTTCGATGCTGGCTTGCGCGCGTCTTGGCGCGGTGCATTCCGTCGTCTTTGGAGGCTTTGCCGGACCGGAACTGGCGACCCGCATCGACGATAGCAAGGCGAAGCTGATCGTGTCGGCCAGTTGCGGCATCGAGCCGGGGCGCGTGGTGCCATATAAGCCCATGCTGGATGAGGCGATCGAACTCGCCAATCATAAGCCGGCAGCCTGTCTGCTTTACCAGCGGACGGAATTGTCCGCACCGCTGACCGAAGGGCTCGATCACGATTTCGACGCGCTGGTTGCGAAACATCGCGGCGGCGAGATCGAATGCGTGCCGGTCGCAGCGACTGATCCGCTTTACGTGCTCTACACGTCCGGCACGACCGGGCAGCCCAAAGGGGTCGTGCGCGATAATGGCGGCCATCTCGTTGCGCTGCACTGGACCATGCGCAATTTTTACGGTGTGAAGCCCGGCGAAACCTTCTGGGCGGCCTCCGATATCGGCTGGGTCGTCGGTCATTCCTATATCGTCTATGGGCCGCTGATCTCCGGCAATACATCCGTGCTTTTCGAAGGCAAGCCGATCGGTACGCCCGATGCCGGGACGTTCTGGCGGGTGATCCAGAAGCATTCCGTCACCGCCTTCTTCACGGCGCCGACGGCGTTTCGCGCCATCCGAAAGGAAGACCCGACGGGCGCCTTCCTGAAGGACATTCCGATGCCGTCGCTGCGAACCCTGTTCCTGGCGGGCGAGCGGGCAGATCCCGATACGATCAAGTGGGCGGAAGAACATCTGAAAGTGCCCGTGGTCGACCATTGGTGGCAGACTGAAACGGGCTGGGTGATTGCCGGCAACCCCGCAGGGCTCGGTTTGCTGCCGGTCAAGTACGGTTCGCCGACCGTGCCGATGCCGGGCTATGACGTGCAGGTTCTCGATGATGCTGGTCACGCCGTTCCCGCCGGCACGCTGGGCAATGTCGTCGTGAAACTTCCCCTGCCCCCCGGCAGCCTGCCGACGCTGTGGAATGCTGACGAGCGTTTCCGGCACGCCTATCTTGAGGAGTTTCCGGGTTACTATAAGACAGCCGATGCCGGCTATATCGATGAGGACGGCTATCTCTTCATCATGGCGCGCACCGACGATATCATCAATTGCGCTGGCCATCGTCTGTCGACTGGGGCGATGGAGGAAGTCTGCGCCAGCCATCCTGATGTGGCGGAGGCCGCCGTCATTGGCGTGCAGGATGACATCAAGGGTCAGGTGCCCTGCGGCTTCCTGGTGCTGAACAGCGGTGTAACGAAGCCTGAGCGGACGATCGAGAAGGAAGTGATCGATCTCGTGCGCCATCACATCGGCCCCGTTGCTGCCTTCAAACTGGCGACCTGCGTCAAGCGCCTGCCGAAAACCCGGTCCGGCAAGGTGCTGCGCGGGACGATGCAGAAGATCGCCGACGGGGAGACCTGGAAGATGCCGGCGACCATCGAGGACCCGGCGGTGCTGGGCGAAATCGAGGCGGCGCTCAAGGCGCATGGCCTGCCGCATCCGCACGTCCTGTAG
- a CDS encoding acetyl-CoA synthetase gives MSGTTYPVLKTAKSRTLIDNDKYLKWYKESSDNPEKFWAKHGTRIDWFKPFTKVKNTSFTGKVSIKWFEDGITNVAYNCIDRHLVSRGDQVAIIWEGDNPYDDKKITYRELYDQVCRLSNVLKSNGVKKGDRVTIYMPMIPEAAYAMLACARIGAIHSIVFGGFSPDALAGRIIDCQSTFVITADEGLRGGKTIPLKHNTDLAIDIASRSGVEVENVLVVRRTGGKVEWFDTRDIWYHEATKAAKPDCPPAKMKAEDPLFILYTSGSTGKPKGVLHTTGGYLVYASMTHQYVFDYQDGDIYWCTADVGWVTGHSYIVYGPLANGATTLMFEGVPNYPDAGRFWDVVDKHKVNIFYTAPTAIRALMGAGDQFVKRSSRSSLRTMGSVGEPINPEAWEWYYNVVGDKRCPIVDTWWQTETGGIMITPLPGATDLKPGSATRPFFGVKPQLVDSEGKVLDGATDGNLCITDSWPGQARTVYGDHERFIQTYFSTYKGKYFTGDGCRRDEDGFYWITGRVDDVINVSGHRMGTAEVESALVSHDAVSEAAVVGYPHDLKGQGIYCYVTLMVGHEGSEQLRKDLVAHVRKEIGPIASPDKIQFAPGLPKTRSGKIMRRILRKIAEDDFGSLGDTSTLADPTVVEDLIENRQNRKG, from the coding sequence ATGTCAGGCACGACCTATCCCGTATTGAAGACCGCGAAGTCGCGGACCTTGATCGACAATGACAAGTATCTGAAGTGGTACAAGGAAAGCTCCGACAATCCGGAGAAATTCTGGGCCAAGCACGGGACCCGGATCGACTGGTTCAAGCCTTTCACCAAGGTGAAGAACACGTCGTTCACCGGCAAGGTTTCGATCAAGTGGTTCGAGGACGGGATTACCAACGTCGCCTATAACTGCATCGACCGCCACCTGGTGTCGCGTGGCGATCAGGTCGCCATCATCTGGGAAGGTGACAACCCTTACGACGACAAGAAGATCACCTATCGCGAGCTTTACGATCAGGTCTGCCGCCTTTCCAATGTGCTGAAGTCTAACGGCGTCAAGAAGGGTGACCGCGTCACCATCTACATGCCGATGATCCCCGAAGCCGCCTACGCAATGCTTGCCTGCGCGCGCATCGGTGCCATCCATTCGATCGTCTTCGGTGGCTTCTCTCCTGACGCGCTTGCCGGCCGCATCATCGACTGCCAGTCGACCTTCGTCATTACGGCCGATGAGGGGCTGCGCGGCGGCAAAACGATCCCGCTGAAGCACAATACCGACCTCGCCATCGATATTGCCTCGCGGTCCGGCGTCGAGGTGGAGAACGTTCTTGTCGTCCGCCGGACTGGCGGCAAGGTCGAATGGTTTGACACGCGCGACATCTGGTATCATGAGGCGACGAAAGCCGCGAAGCCCGACTGCCCGCCGGCGAAGATGAAGGCGGAAGATCCGCTCTTTATCCTCTATACATCCGGCTCCACCGGCAAGCCGAAGGGCGTGCTGCACACGACGGGTGGCTATCTCGTCTATGCCTCGATGACGCATCAATATGTCTTCGACTACCAGGACGGCGATATCTACTGGTGCACGGCGGATGTTGGGTGGGTGACCGGCCATTCCTATATCGTCTATGGGCCGCTTGCGAATGGCGCGACGACGCTGATGTTCGAAGGCGTGCCGAATTATCCGGATGCCGGGCGCTTCTGGGACGTGGTCGACAAGCACAAGGTCAACATCTTCTATACGGCCCCGACAGCGATCCGTGCATTGATGGGTGCCGGGGATCAATTCGTGAAACGCTCCTCGCGTTCGTCGCTGCGCACCATGGGTTCCGTCGGCGAGCCGATCAATCCGGAAGCCTGGGAATGGTATTACAACGTGGTAGGCGACAAGCGCTGCCCGATCGTCGATACGTGGTGGCAGACGGAAACCGGCGGCATCATGATCACGCCCCTGCCCGGCGCGACAGACCTGAAACCGGGCTCGGCGACACGACCCTTCTTCGGCGTCAAGCCGCAGCTGGTCGATTCGGAAGGCAAGGTTCTCGACGGCGCCACCGACGGCAATCTCTGCATCACCGATTCCTGGCCGGGTCAGGCGCGCACGGTCTATGGCGACCATGAGCGGTTCATCCAGACCTACTTCTCCACCTACAAGGGCAAGTATTTCACCGGCGACGGCTGCCGCCGCGATGAAGACGGCTTTTACTGGATCACCGGTCGCGTCGACGACGTGATCAACGTATCCGGCCACCGCATGGGCACGGCGGAAGTGGAATCGGCGCTGGTGTCGCATGACGCCGTGTCGGAAGCCGCCGTCGTCGGCTATCCGCACGATCTCAAGGGTCAGGGCATCTACTGCTATGTGACCTTGATGGTGGGCCACGAGGGCAGCGAGCAGCTGCGCAAGGACCTCGTCGCCCATGTGCGCAAGGAGATCGGGCCGATCGCCTCGCCGGACAAGATCCAGTTCGCACCCGGCCTGCCCAAGACCCGCTCGGGCAAGATCATGCGCCGCATCCTGCGCAAGATTGCCGAAGACGATTTCGGATCGCTTGGCGATACATCGACGCTCGCCGATCCGACGGTGGTGGAAGACCTGATCGAGAACCGGCAGAACCGCAAGGGCTGA
- a CDS encoding Endonuclease YncB, thermonuclease family, with translation MFRIVASISIVLILLAQTRPVEAFEFAMRQIRGPIAADVLRVLDGDTVEVRAYPWPQQSIDVLVRLRGIDAPEIHSKCEAERARAQMARARLSRMFTGQKHVLLTDIGGDKYFGRVVANLGLEDGEDAASTLILENLVQPYDGGHKDHPFCQS, from the coding sequence ATGTTCCGAATCGTCGCTAGTATCAGCATCGTATTGATTCTTCTGGCCCAGACCCGGCCTGTGGAGGCCTTTGAATTTGCCATGCGGCAAATCAGGGGCCCCATTGCGGCCGATGTTCTGCGTGTGCTGGATGGCGATACGGTGGAGGTGCGCGCCTATCCCTGGCCGCAGCAGAGCATTGACGTGCTGGTGCGCTTGCGGGGCATCGATGCACCGGAAATTCATTCGAAATGCGAAGCCGAGAGGGCGAGGGCTCAGATGGCCAGAGCTCGCCTCTCCCGCATGTTCACGGGACAGAAGCATGTGCTGCTGACTGATATCGGCGGCGATAAATATTTCGGCCGAGTCGTCGCCAATCTGGGTCTGGAAGACGGGGAGGATGCCGCAAGCACGCTGATCCTCGAGAACCTCGTCCAGCCTTACGACGGCGGCCACAAGGATCATCCGTTCTGTCAGTCGTGA
- a CDS encoding heat shock protein HtpX, which produces MNTMRTAMLLAFMTALFMAVGFALGGKAGMMIAFLFAAAMNLFSWWNADSMVLRMYGAQEVDAQSAPEYYGIVRDLAQRANLPMPRVYIIHSDQPNAFATGRNPQNAAVAASVGLLNALSREEVAGVMAHELAHIEHRDTLTMTITATLAGAISMLGNFAFFFGDRRENNGFGIVGTLIAMIVAPFAAMLVQMAISRTREYEADRRGAEICGQPLWLASALRKIEAYAHQVPNVQAEHNPATAHMFIINPLSGERMDNLFSTHPNTDNRVAELEKMAARGNFGSTPPRPTANPTRNARSVPSVSSGAGRQNSSKGPWS; this is translated from the coding sequence ATGAACACGATGAGAACCGCCATGCTGCTCGCCTTCATGACCGCCCTGTTCATGGCGGTCGGATTTGCGCTGGGCGGCAAGGCCGGGATGATGATCGCATTTCTGTTCGCGGCCGCGATGAACCTGTTTTCCTGGTGGAACGCCGACAGCATGGTGCTGCGCATGTATGGTGCGCAGGAGGTGGACGCGCAGAGCGCGCCGGAATATTACGGCATCGTGCGCGATCTCGCGCAACGCGCCAACCTGCCCATGCCGCGCGTCTATATCATCCATTCCGACCAGCCGAACGCGTTCGCGACCGGGCGAAACCCGCAGAATGCCGCCGTTGCGGCTTCCGTCGGTCTCCTTAATGCGTTGAGCCGTGAGGAAGTCGCCGGCGTCATGGCGCATGAGCTTGCCCATATCGAGCATCGCGACACGCTAACCATGACGATCACGGCGACGCTGGCCGGCGCCATCTCCATGCTCGGCAACTTCGCCTTCTTCTTCGGCGACCGTCGCGAAAACAACGGATTCGGCATCGTCGGCACGCTGATTGCCATGATCGTCGCGCCCTTTGCGGCCATGCTGGTGCAGATGGCGATCAGCCGGACGCGGGAATATGAGGCGGATCGCCGCGGCGCAGAAATCTGCGGCCAGCCGCTCTGGCTCGCGTCGGCGCTGCGAAAGATCGAGGCCTATGCCCATCAGGTGCCGAATGTTCAGGCTGAGCATAATCCGGCCACGGCGCACATGTTCATCATCAACCCGCTGTCCGGCGAGCGGATGGACAATCTGTTTTCGACCCATCCGAATACGGACAATCGCGTGGCAGAGCTTGAAAAAATGGCAGCGCGCGGCAATTTCGGATCGACGCCGCCGCGTCCGACTGCTAATCCGACCCGCAATGCGCGATCCGTACCGAGCGTCTCTTCGGGTGCGGGGCGACAAAACTCATCCAAAGGACCCTGGTCTTGA
- a CDS encoding 16S rRNA (cytosine967-C5)-methyltransferase, translating into MTSKPVRPKPGSAYRGTIKTSDKPGLAARQAAARLLAAVIDKKASLDGMLDQTGGNPAYMALSPADRGLVRAILNTALRHLPRIDAMIGSLLKTPLPEGARALQHVLAVAAAQILYLDVPDRAAVDLAVEQANDDPRNKRFASLVNALLRRLSSDKERLLAEVGVSVPALPEWFQSRLAAIYGPDAALAIAEAHLAPAAIDLTVKSDPEDWAKRLGGIVLPTGSVRLADYDGAVSDLEGYADGQWWVQDAAAAIPARLFGDVQGKRVVDLCAAPGGKTAQLIQAGAKVTALDMSANRLKRLRENLERLRLDAETIEGNAGEFRQTELFDAALLDAPCSSTGTARRHPDVPWTKGLEDVRKLAGVQERLLRHALSLVKPGGIVVFSNCSLDPIEGEAMIERLLQTMPAVSRVPVTASLLPGLPEAITPKGEVRTTPAMLKGETAAASGMDGFYACVLKRNN; encoded by the coding sequence TTGACGTCAAAACCGGTCCGGCCGAAGCCGGGCTCCGCCTATCGTGGCACCATCAAAACTTCCGACAAACCCGGCTTGGCCGCACGTCAGGCAGCCGCACGGCTGCTTGCCGCCGTCATCGACAAGAAGGCGTCGCTGGACGGCATGCTCGACCAGACCGGCGGAAATCCGGCCTATATGGCGCTCTCGCCGGCTGATCGCGGACTTGTGCGGGCAATCCTCAATACCGCGTTGAGGCACCTGCCCCGCATAGATGCGATGATCGGCTCCCTGCTCAAGACACCGCTGCCGGAGGGCGCGCGGGCGCTTCAGCATGTTCTGGCGGTCGCCGCGGCGCAGATCCTCTATCTCGACGTGCCGGATCGCGCGGCCGTCGATCTCGCGGTCGAGCAGGCGAACGACGATCCGCGCAACAAGCGCTTTGCCAGCCTGGTCAATGCATTGCTGCGGCGTCTCTCCTCCGACAAGGAACGGCTTCTGGCAGAGGTGGGCGTTTCGGTGCCTGCGCTGCCCGAATGGTTCCAGAGCCGGCTTGCCGCGATTTACGGCCCGGACGCTGCGCTCGCCATCGCCGAAGCGCATCTGGCGCCGGCGGCGATCGATCTCACCGTCAAATCCGACCCGGAAGACTGGGCAAAGCGGCTCGGCGGCATTGTCCTGCCCACCGGCAGCGTCCGTCTGGCCGATTATGATGGAGCGGTTTCCGATCTCGAAGGCTATGCGGATGGTCAGTGGTGGGTGCAGGATGCGGCAGCCGCGATCCCTGCCCGGCTTTTCGGCGATGTTCAGGGCAAGCGCGTCGTCGATTTGTGCGCGGCGCCGGGTGGCAAGACCGCGCAGCTGATCCAGGCCGGCGCAAAAGTCACGGCGCTCGACATGTCAGCGAACCGCCTGAAGCGTTTGAGGGAAAATCTGGAGCGCCTGCGCCTCGATGCGGAAACGATCGAGGGCAATGCCGGGGAATTTCGGCAAACCGAGCTTTTCGACGCGGCGCTTCTCGACGCTCCCTGCTCTTCCACCGGCACAGCGCGTCGCCATCCGGACGTTCCCTGGACGAAGGGGCTGGAGGATGTGCGCAAGCTTGCCGGGGTGCAGGAGCGTCTGCTGCGGCATGCGCTCTCGCTGGTCAAGCCGGGCGGGATCGTTGTCTTTTCCAATTGCTCGCTCGATCCGATCGAGGGTGAGGCGATGATCGAGCGTCTGTTGCAGACGATGCCGGCCGTGTCTCGCGTTCCTGTGACGGCATCCCTGCTGCCCGGACTCCCCGAGGCGATCACGCCGAAGGGCGAGGTGCGCACGACGCCTGCCATGCTGAAGGGCGAAACGGCGGCGGCGAGCGGTATGGATGGTTTCTATGCCTGTGTCCTGAAGCGCAACAACTGA